A segment of the Lolium perenne isolate Kyuss_39 chromosome 3, Kyuss_2.0, whole genome shotgun sequence genome:
TGGCTTGATGGGCTTTGGAGAGATGTTTCTATTGTTAACCGACGCTTTCCCTCATGTATGCAAGTAACTTTTAAACGATCCTACTTGCCAACACAGGGATACCTTATGTTGTGCCCATTAGCCATTCTAcgtgcggcgtgccgccgcgccatagCTTCCTAGTCATTCCTAATGTTTGATCGCCCGATGCTTTCATTTATTTCTGCCGTTCAATACACGGGCCAACCAGGAAATAAAAGCCCATAGCGATGCGAGAAAAATCCAAGAGCAAAGGGACCTGGGCCAACCAGGGGCACAAGGCGAGCTCCGTCCAGCGACGGACGAGACAAACTGATTTCAACATATGCGGTGGCAGTTCTTGTAATTTCATCCAAAAAATATGGGTAAATAAAAAAACGGATGAAAATTTTGGGGAAAAACCTtaattcctttattagtaggtatagatatagatttgaAAATAAGTTAATACTAGCAAAAAtacccgcgcgttgcagcggaagAGTGAGAAGACCTACATCGCAGGGCACATAAATAATTTTGTCGGTACGACCATCATGTGGTTAAAACGTCCATAAGGCATCGGTTTGAAGGTAGGTGCGGCGATACGACTTGGAGCCATTGCCTTGAGGATTATTATAGAAAATATGCTCATGCTCGTTGCGATGGGAGATGTATTTTTAAATATCCTTAGATTTCTATTAAATAAACTTCCTTGACGGTGGCGCAATTACTGTCAAGAACTAAGATTGTTTTTAAAAATAATATATATACACATTTTTTTTTGCAGGAAATCTAGTGAGCTTTTATTCCATCAACACAGCACCCTCGCTGTCCGCTTGGATACTAGTTACAAGAAAACTAGGGGGAGACGACATCCAACATTCTGAGACCCCAAGTGTGCATGCAAGCTTCGCACACAAGTGGGCAGAATGGTTAGAGTGCCTCTTAACATGTTTAATACAGAAAGAAGTAAAATCTCTAGCAAGCTCTTCAACCTCGAAAAGAATTGGCGCTATTAACGAGCGCGAGCCTTGGCGTGTGACCCATAGATCAACAACCTCCAAGCAATCCACCTCCATTACTACCTGTGCAAACCCTCTCAGTTTTGCAAACAGGACACCCTCGCGGAGAGCGAGCGCCTCGGCCACCAAAGGATCAGTGACGCCCTCCTGCGGTTTACTCCAGGCACCAACGAAGCCTGACGCAGTTCTTGCCACTCCACCCGCTCCGCATTTTCTGGCATCCAAGGCAACACCAGCATCAGTGTTCACCTTGATCCAACCATCATCGGGTGGTTTCCACCCAAAACCTGGCATTATTTTCGTATGGCCACTAGGCAGATCAAGGATCGCAAGATCATCTCTGATCCGCTTCACAGAATGTACAGGATCAGTAGTGCCATTGTCATGTGTAATACTGTTTCTTGACGTCCAGATCGCCCACATGATTGTAATGATCTTCGGCCTATCTGAGTCTAAAATGATCGGGTCACATAAAATGTCCCGTTCCCATGTGCTCGGGTGCAGGTCCGGTAGTTTAACATCGAGCCAGATCATCGCCTCCACCCAGAATTTTCGTGCATGGCTGCATTTGATGAGCGCATGCATCAAGTTTTCGTCTGCATCTAAGCAGACGTTGCATCTCGCCAAAGGCACAACATGTCTATATTTGAGAGTACTTTCGACTGGAAGAATTCCCCGAAGAACCCTCCACCAAAACACCCTGACCTTCGGCACCACTTTGAGCTTCCACAGTCGGTTCCATATTTGTATATGTTTCGATGAGGATTCTGTAATCGTCCCTTCTTCTTGAGCAGCATGCTCGTTATGAGTCACTAGAGATTGATACGCAGATTTTACAGAATAAACAGCCGACTTCTCCAAAGCCcaagcccaagaatcattgccaccAGCTCTCAACGGTATATTTAAAATAGCATCAGCATCTGGTGCAATAAAGTTCCTTCTAACCTTCTGTATGTCCCATGATCCACATAATGCATCACATAATATACTGGAACACTGCATACATGGTataattaaattgcaataggagtTCCACTTCCAATATAGGAGAATCGAAATCATTAAGAAATTTCATAAGAGGTTCTCCATTTAGGGTTGGCAAAAAAGTAGAGGACATAGTATTTAGGGGCGTGCTCCCGACCACATTGCTAGTCGGCTGCGGTGTTTGATAGCCACCAACGCTTATGAGGTTGCTCAGAAGGCGATGCAAGTCACGTTTCGTGTCCCCGTCCGGCCATCCCTATTCCTGAGAAGCTCGGCCTCCGCACGGAAGAGCTATCTTGTCATGCGACAGAAGGGAATCGAGGTTGTCGTCATCGGCCAATGCTCCTCTAGATAGGCGGTACATCGAGTCCTCCTCCAAATTGCCACTACACCGAATGTCTGAATCCTCTCCCAAATCTTTCAATATCGACTAAATCCCGACCACGAAGGCGACATGTCATGGCTGGTAGCTTGGCCCTTAACGCGTAGGAGGAATGACGACATCTTAAAGGTCGTGTCGAGGAGCGGGCGAAACAGGGAGACACCTTGGGTGCGGTCCTATGGACAGTGGCCTCCGCGTCACCGCTCCTAGTTCCGGCGATGCCTAGCCAGTACTCATTCGCGCGAATCAAGATGGTTCGCTAGGTGGCGTAGTTTATCGGGGTTTAGGACCTCAACGTGTAGGTATTTAAAGTACACATTCGATCGCTCAGGTTTGAGACCAACGAGACCCTATAGAACGAACCAAGGATTCCACGTTGGGTTCTTGCAGGACTCTGCTACTCGTATGAATCCTACGACAACGAAGGATAGTAGCTGCTACTTATATGAATGGTACGAACAGTGAAGGAAACATAACACATGAAGAACAAAAACTCTACCACAGATGGAGGCGCATGACACACGAACTACGGAAACGTTAGCTCATTGATTATTAAATAAATATTAAAGATAAATATTAAAGATAATTTTGTATTTTTCTATTTAAAAAACTATTTCGTAATACTTATGTAAAATGAGGAAGAAAAAATGTGCACAAGTATTTTTGAGCTTACTATAATGTGATGGAACCGTGCAAGGATCAAGAAGCAGGTCCAACATGTCATTGAAACGGGGTGAGGgattttatttaaaaaaaaatgtgTGTTGTGGTGTGCGTTTAAGTGCTACTAACGTACAAGCCCtttcatctcaaaaaaaaaaaaaaaaaacgtacaAGGCCTTGAACACAGTGTGTCGTTGAGAGAGAAGGATAAGGCTTCCTTGCGGAAGGGCTCGATGCCCAGACACCAGACTTCCTCCTCGCACGACACCCCGTCCACCAGCACGTCTGGTCTCCTCCTGCTCGGGGAACCAGCGAGACGCCGAGGCAGCAGAAGATCTTGCTCGACCTCAACCGCCGCTTCCCTTCTCCTTTCTCCGCCTTCGTCTGAATTTGTATCTCACGCCCAACTTCGTGCTCTTGGCCGAGCTCGCCTCTTTCATCCATCCAGTCGTTCGATCCAACATTTGCTGAGACTAATAATCCTTCCTTCTAAGGATGGCAATGGAGCGGGTTTGGACGGATATAGAAAAATCAGATCCATGCCAAAACCATCATCCTGGCTCTACCCCGTCCACGAAAGTATCCATGGGCATGGATATCGCCCCAAATCCAAATCCGGTGGATACCCGGATATCCATGGGTATCCATGCCCATAAAATTTGAATACCATTTCAGCAATATTTCACGTGCATTTCATCAATAATAAGCTAACTTGAATATTTTGGCAGCATTTCGACAATATTTCAGTAGCATGGCAGCCATAATTATGTTGACAGTTCACCATGCTATCTCTTTTGACTTGATGCATATTAATAATATCCTGCCTAATAGTATTCTCGACACCACCTTAAATAATGGTTGCAAACAATTGCAGAACTTACGGAAGCGGGAGTGATCAACAATTGACAAAGGGTACTCATGCACACATATCATCAATGCAAGCTCTTTTCTAGCCACTTCTTGATTGAAATTAGTATTCTCTATACTTACACTTCCATCAATATCTTTCGACAACTTCAATTTCTGTTGTTTAGGGCCCATTGGTGCATTCCTAGCAGGACATGTGCTGCGGTGGGGTGGTTCCGTAAGTGCGTTGTACCGGAGTTTGATTCTCCAGCAAGATTATGATGACACCAATTACATATAGCTCTGTTCTTCCCATTAAATAATTGTTTTGTGAAATCTTCCCACACATCAGATGTAAGATTTCTCTTATTAGACCCCCTACTAACAACAGCTTGGTCTACTGTCGCCTCAACATCAACAATACCTTGTGAGGACTGTGGATTTGCAAGAGGAGCATCGGCAGCTGAGTTCTCTACAGCTTGTGAAGCGTTGCTGCCCGGAGTTGTTGTTGAGTCATCCGCTGCAAATGTCCCTGTTACAAATAACATCATGAGGCGACGAAATTAAACAGACAGAAAAATACAACATCATTGCAGAGGGAGGAAGCAGTGTTGTATTCATCCACGAGGGGCTCGATATATAGAGTACAGGCAATGATACACACTAAGCTTGAGTGTTGTATTCAGAAATATGTTAGGTTCATATTCAGCAGGCAATGATACGCACTAAGCAATGATACACACTAAACTAGAGTACAAGCAACTAACATATTTCTGCCCGAAGCAGTATTTCTGCCCGAAGCAGTATTTCTGCCCGAGTACACAATCTCTACCACTGATTACTAAATAACAACTGACCTAGTGTACACACATGAAGTGTGGGACTAACCAAGACACGATCTAATAATCATGAGGCCAATCATCCGTTTCTCACAACATAATTTTGAACAAGGGTACCTTGACGGGTTGTTGATGTTGCAGATCCTGTGGTGGCTACTGTCGTTCCTCTCGCTCGCCCACGTCCGTTTCTCACGACTGGCGGCATTTGATCAAAATCGTGAGGCTGCCCTATGAGGATTGAGGAATAAATTGAAGGTGGATTAGTAGGTAGAGGGAACAGCAGCAATATGAGATGGATTAGGCAGAGAAGGGGCGGAACAGACGGACGGGACAAGCAGCGTCTTACCAGCAGCCACCGGAGAAGAAGGGCGGAACGGACGCCAAGGTTGATCGAGGTGGCAGGGACGGAGACGACGGACTGGCGCGGCGCGGCGCTGCACCTTCCCTCGCCGCCTGCTTCCGACGGGGCGACGGGATTTTGCAGGAGATTTCGTGCGGGAGCCCGGGGCCAGGGTATTTCCTATTTAGCGATAGGGAGGAGATGGCTCGATCAGTCCATTATGGCAAGCAATCGTATAAACGAGGAGGCGGAGCAATCAACAAAAGAGGCACAGTCAATGCGGCCGGCGGTTCCATGATTATTTATATGACAGTATAAAATCATTAGGGCCTAAAAAAGGCAGCTAATCATAGGTAAAATCGCATGTGtcactgacatgtgggtcccacatgttagttGGATATCCATCGAATATCCACGGAGCAAAAGCTCTCTCCGTGCCCGCTCCATGAATTATCGGATATCCGCCCCATGAAATCCGTGGACACAATCAACCCTCCATACCCGTGCCCGACTGGTCGAATATCCGTGGATACCCGGATCCGTGGATAAAATTGCCATCGTGACTTCCTTCGGTCCTtcctttccttttttattttgccAAACAACCTCTCATATGTGCTGGCAGCACCGGTTAATTCAATTCATGCAGGCAACATATTTCTAATCCCAATCAATGGTGCTATTTCTTGTTGATTCACCTTGCTGATATTGTAGACAAATTCGATTCTATATAAACCGATAATACTCATTGCAAGGGAGCGATGTGGGACTATTCAACACAATTCATCGGTTGCCTGAGTGTTTTTGTGAATGTGGATTTCTTTTACCAAATAGACAAGCCCACCAAAACTAACCGAGCGCACCAAATGGCTGGCCCACCAATGACCGTGACCAAAAAGCTCTACGCGTGCGCGATGCGGGACGGATGCTACGAGCCGTTTTGTTACTGAGTGGTGGCAGTCCTTGTAATTACGACATAAAATTTGGGGCAAGTCTAAAACGGACGAAAATTTAGGGGAGAAActttacttcctttattagtggTAAAGATAAAGATAAAGATAAGAGCTAAATCAGTAGCCAAGGCCCAGTAGCTATACCACGAAATCAGTAGGCCTGATTCAAGACTTAACAACCAACGAAGCCCAAGGCAGCAGGGGCGGGGGCCGTGGCCCACCCAGAAATTCTGCTggcccaaaactatatcccatggGAAAAAAATGAGAAAAGGCCCGATTAGCCCATCCTGGAAGCAGTCCATGCGTGGAAGAGTCGTGGAGAACTGGAGATAGCATCCAGGACTCACGCATCGGCGTCACACTCGGCACCACGCCccgaccgccgccgcccgccgccccccCTCCCCCCCGGCCCCGCCCGCCCTCGACTGCGCTGTCCGCCCGGCGCTCGCCACTGCTCTGCAGGTTTGCCCTCACTGCCTCAGTGCCACGCTGACCGCCGGCCGCCGCACTGAACGCCATTAGAGCACATACTCTGTTATATGAACTGATCTCTTCCTCTATTTTCAAGTTTTCATATGAACTACTCTCTGTATTATGTGTATTTGTTCTGTGTATGTTAAGTCTTATCTATACCTATATAATGATAAAAGCAAAAGGATTTTTCCGGTCGTTCGTCCAATTGAAAACTGCCCTGAAAGTTGGTACAAATTACCCACCACTCTACCTGTAAGTTAAAATCTATAAAGGGGTTCGTCGTCCATTTTTATCGTTTCCAATTTTGCCCCTAAAAGTTTGGGAGTATTACAGTGCGCTGCCATTGTTGAAAGTTTCATGGCAATGAGAAACTGTAGATTAAAGAAATGATGTAATTTTCTATTTATGCTATATTCTATCATGTAAAActcttttcatgttttgaactattTGTATTGTAATCGTGCACATTTAATATATGTATTGAACTTCAATATTTACAATGAATTTGTCTTGTATATTGTTCATTACTTCACTATGCAAAGGTTTTTCACATTTTGGGGGGgcgcaaattttttttttgaggtgTGCCAATTTTTTTTAAGgtgggccccccccccccccccccccccctccaatTCTTTCCTGCGTCCGCCACTGGACACCAGGCGACCGCGACGCGTCCGGGCACCCCGTCATCCGCAACCCGAAGACCGCGACGCAGTCTTCCACTGCGCAGACCTAATCCTACCTCACCGGCGGCGTCCCGGGTCCTCGGCGTTCGGAGGAGACTGGAGTGCTGGGCGCAGACGCAGCGTCCGGCGGGGCGGGGCGAGCCGTGGGCGATTCATTCAGGCTTCACTTCGGTTGCCGAATTGGTATGTTTGAGCGAATGGATCCACTGTATTTTACTTCTCTGAAAGAAGAAATGGCAAGAGGTCTGAATGTTAGTCTGGTTCCTGTTGATCATTACTAAACTGAATGTTAGTCTGCTTCCTGTTGATCATTACAGTAGATACAAAATGGTCTTTCACAGTAGCATTACTAAACTATGCCTTCTCTGTTGTTGCGGCCTGCGGGCACAGTTAAATCATTCACATCCAAGCTTCGCCTGCAATCGGAATCCGCTGAAGTTGATGGTCGTATGCAAACATGCTGGAGGAGACGCTGCAGGGTCAGTAATGCACACACAGACTGCATATAATTTGCATATAGCTGGGACCAATGGGTAAATCTTCCATCATGATAAATGTAACTAACTCAAGACATGTGTTTCCCATCCCCAGGTGTGGATTTAGCTGTTCATGCTGCTAGGCATTTTCAAAGGCAGGCCTCACACGACTTCTGCCGTCTGCCGGTGGGTTTACCCATGGACAGCTTCAGTCATGCACAAACACAGCCATCTCCTCTGGTACCGTTTCAGCAACCATTTACCATCATTTTCAGTGGTCCGTCTATGTATGGAAAATTTTGGCACGCACTTACCACGCAAGAGATCAAGAAAGCAAGGGGGTCGCGACACCTGCGATGCACTGAGAGTTTTGCATCTCATGCCAGGGAAGGGATATGATGGCAAAGAGGAAGGTCCGTCCCATCACCGCATTATCAGCGACTGTATGCATGACATCTTGGGAGTTCAATCAGAAAATCATGGTATGAAGAATGGAAAAATACAATTTGTTAACTCAAGCAGTAATCCAGTGCAAATTTTACCCAATACCATTGATTCCCACGATATATCCGCTTGCCCTTTCATGAATAAACACTCAAAGGGAAACAAGTTTATGCTACTTGTGGAGTTGCATAGAAAAGGAATAAGTGTGGATGTGTCTATTTTAACATCTGCCGTGAGTTTTTGTGCTGTTAAGCAATCCATTAGGGGAGGTGCTCAGCTCCATGCCCTACTGATGAAAGTTGGCTGTGACTTGTCTGTCTTTTCTGGTACCTCTCTGATCAGCTTATATGCCAGGTGTTGTCAATTGGAGAATGCTTATCATATTTTTCAGAGCATGCCAGTTAAAAATACTGTGTCGTGGACAGCACTCATTTCTGGTTATGCCCAGGATAATCAGATCGAGCCATGCCTCCAGGTATTTCAGTTGATGAGGCAGTCAGCATGCAGGCCTAATGACATCACATTTGCCACTATCTTCAGTGTGTGCACTAACCACGCACTTCTGGCACTTGGTAGAAGTGTTCATGGTTTAGAACTGAGAATGGGTTTTGATTTGTGTGTGCATGTCTCGAATGCACTCATATCAATGTATGCAAAGTGTGGGAGTATAGATGAGGCCCAATCCATATTTCAGAGGATTGCTTGCAAGGACCTGGTTTCTTGGAATTCCATGATCTTTGGATATTCACAGTATGGCCTTGCTGAGCGTTGCCTAAGCTTGCTAAAAGATATGGAGGCGGAGCACATAGTGCCAGATGTAATCTCTTTCCTTGGCATCCTGTCATCGTGCCGGCATGCATGCCTTGTAGAAGAAGGCCGGCTCTGTTTCAAGGCGATGATCCAACTTGGAATAAAACCAGAGCTAGATCACTACTCATGTATGGTAGACCTCCTCGGCCGGGCAGGATTGCTTGATGAAGCATGGAATTTGATACATGCAATGTCCATGTCCCCCAATGCAGTCATATGGGGTTCTCTGCTGGCTGCCTGTAGGATGCATGGAAACATTCCGATTGGCATCCATGCTGCAGAGCACCGCCTTAAGCTGGAGCCAGGGTGTGCTGCAACTCATATACAGCTAGCAAATTTATACGCCAGCATTGATTGCTGGAGTGATGTGGCCAGAGTGAGGAAGATGATGAAGGAGAAAGGACTAAAGACGAACACCGGTTGCAGTTGGATAGAAATTGGTAGTAAGGTTTATAGTTTCACAGCAGAGAACAGATCAAAGAACCACCAAGTAAACGATGTGCTGGCTGTTCTTGACTGCCTGCGGTCTCATATGGTATACAAGTACGATGTGCTGATAGATGGTCTTGAGTTTGATGACCCTCAACATTTTAATGTAAGTTTTAGCACTGAATAAATATTGGTAGATCATAGATCACCTAACTGTATATGAAGATAGAGGTCAATTTTATAGCAAAAATAGAGGTCTGAGATATGATTCATCTGATTGGATGATCAGTGTAGCCTTTCTTCCGTCCTTAATGATATTTGGACCTTTTTAATTGTAACTCTCTAATAATTCTTTCTTAATTGCATTCTTATGGATGATGGTTTGAGTGGTTTGTATTTGAAGAAATAATAAATGATTGGTAAACTTGCATTATGTTTTACTTCTAATTCCCTGCAAATATTTGGACTTGCCAGTTGTAGTAAAGCAAGCACAAATGAACTATAATCATATAAGATATATTACACATAATTATGTTTCAAGTATTTCTATTCTAACTCTGTGTGTAATTATATTGCACATAAAGTCAATGTGTTACACTTTGA
Coding sequences within it:
- the LOC139838003 gene encoding uncharacterized protein gives rise to the protein MIWLDVKLPDLHPSTWERDILCDPIILDSDRPKIITIMWAIWTSRNSITHDNGTTDPVHSVKRIRDDLAILDLPSGHTKIMPGFGWKPPDDGWIKVNTDAGVALDARKCGAGGVARTASGFVGAWSKPQEGVTDPLVAEALALREGVLFAKLRGFAQVVMEVDCLEVVDLWVTRQGSRSLIAPILFEVEELARDFTSFCIKHVKRHSNHSAHLCAKLACTLGVSECWMSSPPSFLVTSIQADSEGAVLME
- the LOC127342503 gene encoding pentatricopeptide repeat-containing protein At2g37320 isoform X1, producing the protein MLLGIFKGRPHTTSAVCRWVYPWTASVMHKHSHLLWYRFSNHLPSFSVVRLCMENFGTHLPRKRSRKQGGRDTCDALRVLHLMPGKGYDGKEEGPSHHRIISDCMHDILGVQSENHGMKNGKIQFVNSSSNPVQILPNTIDSHDISACPFMNKHSKGNKFMLLVELHRKGISVDVSILTSAVSFCAVKQSIRGGAQLHALLMKVGCDLSVFSGTSLISLYARCCQLENAYHIFQSMPVKNTVSWTALISGYAQDNQIEPCLQVFQLMRQSACRPNDITFATIFSVCTNHALLALGRSVHGLELRMGFDLCVHVSNALISMYAKCGSIDEAQSIFQRIACKDLVSWNSMIFGYSQYGLAERCLSLLKDMEAEHIVPDVISFLGILSSCRHACLVEEGRLCFKAMIQLGIKPELDHYSCMVDLLGRAGLLDEAWNLIHAMSMSPNAVIWGSLLAACRMHGNIPIGIHAAEHRLKLEPGCAATHIQLANLYASIDCWSDVARVRKMMKEKGLKTNTGCSWIEIGSKVYSFTAENRSKNHQVNDVLAVLDCLRSHMVYKYDVLIDGLEFDDPQHFNVSFSTE
- the LOC127342503 gene encoding pentatricopeptide repeat-containing protein At2g37320 isoform X2 produces the protein MHDILGVQSENHGMKNGKIQFVNSSSNPVQILPNTIDSHDISACPFMNKHSKGNKFMLLVELHRKGISVDVSILTSAVSFCAVKQSIRGGAQLHALLMKVGCDLSVFSGTSLISLYARCCQLENAYHIFQSMPVKNTVSWTALISGYAQDNQIEPCLQVFQLMRQSACRPNDITFATIFSVCTNHALLALGRSVHGLELRMGFDLCVHVSNALISMYAKCGSIDEAQSIFQRIACKDLVSWNSMIFGYSQYGLAERCLSLLKDMEAEHIVPDVISFLGILSSCRHACLVEEGRLCFKAMIQLGIKPELDHYSCMVDLLGRAGLLDEAWNLIHAMSMSPNAVIWGSLLAACRMHGNIPIGIHAAEHRLKLEPGCAATHIQLANLYASIDCWSDVARVRKMMKEKGLKTNTGCSWIEIGSKVYSFTAENRSKNHQVNDVLAVLDCLRSHMVYKYDVLIDGLEFDDPQHFNVSFSTE